A genomic segment from Danio aesculapii chromosome 17, fDanAes4.1, whole genome shotgun sequence encodes:
- the LOC130244938 gene encoding complement component C1q receptor: protein MMRVLILMFSSFLIVGGSSRVSTTCTAEACLTLHLEKEQFERASKNCIDNGGKLVTMRNEDELQSVKSAFLAAAAEDGERERVFGSKLWIGLSLQKKRCTDSTEELHGFRWTSEPEDSQYSYWKKKPLRTCTEKRCVSISLADDFRWTDGSCRDRAFYMCKFLSKGMCRPIVLEERSEVKYNLPFLSEPLTFNERMVMIPHGTWAEVQCVGSEIPIISFCSNQDGPFDWTNSERFCTADKRSCELKNGGCDHLCSVTAEGGVRCECREGYHLMYDKVSCAAKDSCENSPCEFKCVPTVTGYSCACAEGFRLAGDNISCVDINECREDICGEHRCHNTPGSYHCDCHVGFRLVAGKCEDVDECTEPRCEQGCLNSQGSFSCYCHAGFISLSDDRGICIDVDECILGKPCEDICTNTIGSFECSCREHFTLAYNGISCVPNPTEKPQISPGHRESIITNLTRLPDGFGLTTVNPASLNKTNPKTDSIKSRTFLGSSWILVCVLGSAVPLIVLIVITSAFVIYRWKRSRRNILKNATADNYCWVSSGLDNERKKSNTSNYRLNNGQIRA, encoded by the coding sequence ATGATGCGGGTGCTGATTCTGATGTTCTCCTCTTTTTTAATCGTCGGCGGGAGCAGTCGAGTGAGCACTACCTGCACAGCCGAGGCTTGCCTTACATTGCATTTGGAGAAGGAACAATTTGAAAGGGCTTCCAAAAACTGTATCGACAATGGAGGCAAACTGGTCACCATGAGAAATGAGGATGAACTCCAGAGCGTTAAATCTGCGTTTTTAGCTGCGGCGGCTGAGGATGGCGAGAGAGAGCGCGTCTTTGGCTCCAAACTTTGGATCGGACTTTCCTTGCAGAAAAAGCGCTGCACTGACTCCACGGAGGAGCTGCACGGCTTCAGGTGGACTTCAGAGCCAGAGGATTCCCAATATTCCTACTGGAAGAAGAAACCTTTGAGGACGTGCACGGAAAAAAGATGCGTGTCCATTTCGCTGGCGGATGATTTCAGATGGACAGACGGCTCGTGTCGAGACCGCGCGTTTTACATGTGCAAATTTCTTTCCAAAGGCATGTGCAGACCTATAGTGCTGGAAGAACGGAGTGAAGTCAAATACAACCTTCCGTTCTTATCAGAACCGCTCACTTTTAATGAACGGATGGTGATGATACCACATGGGACATGGGCTGAAGTACAGTGCGTCGGGTCGGAGATTCCTATTATATCATTTTGCAGCAACCAAGATGGTCCGTTTGACTGGACAAATTCTGAGCGTTTTTGCACAGCGGATAAAAGAAGTTGCGAGCTTAAAAACGGAGGCTGTGACCACCTTTGCTCGGTGACCGCAGAAGGAGGTGTTCGTTGTGAATGTCGTGAAGGTTATCACCTGATGTATGATAAAGTTAGCTGTGCTGCCAAAGACAGCTGCGAAAATTCACCTTGTGAGTTCAAGTGTGTACCGACAGTTACTGGTTACTCCTGCGCATGCGCGGAGGGCTTTCGTTTGGCTGGAGACAACATCAGTTGCGTCGATATCAATGAATGTCGTGAAGATATCTGCGGTGAACACAGGTGTCACAACACGCCTGGAAGTTATCATTGTGACTGTCATGTTGGTTTCAGGCTCGTTGCTGGCAAATGTGAAGACGTGGACGAGTGCACTGAACCCAGATGTGAGCAGGGCTGTCTGAATTCACAGGGCTCGTTCTCTTGCTACTGCCACGCAGGTTTCATTTCATTATCTGACGATAGAGGGATTTGTATTGATGTCGACGAATGTATTCTTGGTAAACCATGTGAAGACATTTGCACCAACACTATTGGTAGTTTTGAGTGTTCCTGCAGGGAACACTTCACTTTGGCTTATAATGGCATCAGCTGTGTCCCGAACCCCACAGAGAAACCACAAATTTCTCCAGGTCATAGAGAATCAATCATAACCAACTTGACTCGGTTACCTGACGGATTTGGACTGACAACAGTAAACCCTGCTTCACTTAACAAGACAAACCCTAAAACAGACTCTATTAAATCAAGAACTTTCCTCGGAAGTTCTTGGATTTTGGTTTGTGTCTTGGGTTCTGCGGTTCCATTGATTGTGCTCATTGTGATCACATCGGCTTTTGTCATCTACCGATGGAAACGTTCAAGGAGAAACATATTGAAAAATGCCACAGCTGACAACTACTGCTGGGTTTCATCTGGGTTGGACAACGAGCGGAAAAAGAGCAACACGAGTAATTACAGGCTAAATAACGGCCAAATACGAGCATAG